The Desulfosoma sp. genome has a segment encoding these proteins:
- the mgtE gene encoding magnesium transporter, with translation MTLNESFEGLLHEGGITERWEALQQTLESMHPADAALHLAQYKPEDIARIVEVLGPEKVLTIFEFLPFETQKETLPFLSRNTVVRLITLMRPDDRADLVEELDEDFQDKLLSLLIKAERQNLLKLLTYPEESAGAYMTTDYASLIATQTVREALDDLRLQAPKKETIYYAYVVDERRHLVGIVSLRDLIMARPESLIERIMSRQVISVPVDMDIELVAKEMRHYDFLAMPVVDGEKRLVGIITYDDIFDVITEEATEDMYLLASLDTDERISSPVIRSVKLRSPWLLVNLGTALIASYTVSLFSETIAHFVVLASLMPLVAGLGGNAGTQSLTVVVRALALGEILDKGTWRVVLRQMTVGLCNGALCGAVLAVITLAWHHNPWLALIMWLAMIFNMIVAGCLGALVPIVLRKLKLDPALGSSIFVTAATDTGGFFFFLGLATLFMNRITASGA, from the coding sequence ATGACGTTAAATGAAAGTTTCGAAGGTCTGCTCCATGAAGGGGGCATCACCGAGCGGTGGGAAGCGTTGCAGCAGACTTTGGAAAGTATGCACCCGGCCGATGCCGCCCTGCATCTGGCTCAATACAAACCCGAGGATATCGCTCGCATTGTGGAGGTGCTTGGGCCGGAAAAGGTTCTCACTATTTTTGAGTTTCTACCTTTTGAGACACAAAAAGAAACACTGCCTTTTCTTAGCCGGAATACGGTGGTGAGGCTTATCACCTTGATGCGTCCCGATGATAGGGCCGACCTGGTGGAAGAACTGGACGAGGATTTTCAGGATAAGCTTTTATCGTTGCTGATCAAAGCGGAACGACAAAATCTGCTGAAGCTTCTCACGTACCCCGAAGAAAGTGCCGGGGCCTACATGACCACCGACTACGCCTCCCTTATAGCCACGCAAACCGTTCGGGAGGCCTTGGATGACCTGCGCCTGCAGGCTCCCAAAAAGGAAACCATATATTACGCCTATGTGGTGGATGAAAGGCGTCATCTTGTCGGGATTGTGTCTTTGCGGGACCTCATCATGGCCCGCCCGGAAAGTTTGATAGAACGCATCATGTCCCGGCAGGTGATTTCTGTCCCGGTGGACATGGACATCGAGCTGGTGGCCAAAGAAATGAGGCATTACGACTTCTTGGCCATGCCTGTGGTGGACGGCGAAAAACGCCTGGTGGGGATCATCACCTACGATGACATCTTTGATGTCATCACAGAAGAAGCTACAGAGGACATGTATCTGTTGGCCAGCTTGGATACGGACGAAAGAATTTCGTCGCCTGTCATCAGATCCGTCAAGCTTCGATCTCCCTGGCTTTTGGTGAACCTGGGAACGGCGCTCATCGCCTCCTATACGGTCAGTCTCTTTTCGGAAACCATCGCGCATTTCGTCGTCCTGGCATCCCTCATGCCTCTCGTAGCCGGCCTCGGAGGTAATGCGGGCACGCAGTCCCTCACGGTGGTCGTACGTGCCCTTGCTTTAGGGGAAATTCTGGACAAAGGCACGTGGCGGGTCGTCTTGCGTCAGATGACCGTGGGGTTGTGCAACGGAGCTCTGTGCGGTGCGGTTCTTGCCGTCATCACACTGGCCTGGCACCACAATCCGTGGCTTGCCCTCATCATGTGGCTGGCTATGATTTTTAACATGATCGTGGCAGGATGCTTGGGAGCGCTCGTTCCCATCGTGTTGCGAAAGCTTAAATTGGATCCCGCGTTGGGATCGAGCATCTTTGTGACGGCTGCTACGGATACAGGAGGCTTTTTCTTTTTTCTGGGCTTGGCAACCCTCTTCATGAATCGCATAACGGCGAGCGGCGCTTGA
- a CDS encoding 4Fe-4S dicluster-binding protein, with product MNELDAYERLARHLDRLPAGFPRTESGVELKILEKLFTPEEAHLAVLLSLKPEPVESIAERAGLPSQELATKLEAMAKKGLIFRLRKGSETRYMAAQFVIGIWEYHVNALDEELIALVNEYIPVFFEKSLALKTPQLRTIPLPRSITPEQSVMPYEEARRILAEQDKIVVAPCICRKEHAMVGKGCDRPLETCLVFGSGAQYYEENGLGRPIDQEEAHKILEMAEEHALVLQPSNAQKVMNICLCCGCCCQILKNLKKLPTPADFVVSNYLARVREEDCVGCETCVERCQMDAMAMAEGIAHVDSKRCIGCGVCVPTCPQEAIALEPKPEDQKKTPPAHPFDLYKMMALQRMAS from the coding sequence ATGAACGAACTCGACGCCTACGAAAGGCTTGCACGACATCTCGACCGATTGCCCGCAGGTTTTCCTCGCACGGAATCCGGCGTGGAATTGAAAATCCTTGAAAAACTCTTTACCCCGGAAGAGGCCCACCTGGCAGTTCTTCTTTCCTTGAAGCCGGAACCTGTGGAAAGCATTGCGGAACGAGCCGGATTACCCTCCCAAGAGCTGGCTACCAAATTGGAAGCAATGGCCAAAAAGGGGTTGATTTTTCGCCTGCGGAAGGGATCTGAAACCCGTTACATGGCGGCTCAATTCGTTATTGGTATCTGGGAATACCATGTGAATGCTTTGGACGAAGAACTCATCGCCTTGGTCAATGAATACATTCCTGTTTTTTTTGAAAAAAGTTTGGCTTTAAAAACGCCTCAGTTGCGTACCATTCCTCTACCCCGTTCCATCACGCCGGAACAAAGCGTTATGCCTTACGAAGAAGCCCGCCGCATCCTTGCGGAACAGGATAAAATCGTTGTGGCTCCGTGTATCTGCCGCAAAGAACACGCAATGGTGGGAAAGGGCTGTGATCGTCCATTGGAAACCTGCCTCGTTTTCGGCTCGGGAGCCCAATACTATGAAGAAAATGGATTAGGACGCCCCATCGATCAGGAAGAAGCCCATAAGATTCTGGAGATGGCCGAAGAGCATGCCCTGGTTTTGCAACCGTCCAACGCCCAGAAAGTGATGAACATCTGTCTGTGCTGCGGATGCTGCTGCCAAATCTTAAAGAATCTCAAAAAGCTTCCTACACCTGCTGATTTTGTCGTCAGCAATTATCTGGCTCGAGTTCGAGAAGAGGACTGTGTCGGATGTGAAACCTGCGTGGAACGCTGTCAGATGGATGCCATGGCCATGGCAGAAGGCATTGCCCACGTGGATTCCAAACGATGCATCGGCTGCGGCGTGTGCGTCCCTACTTGCCCGCAAGAAGCGATCGCCTTGGAACCCAAGCCGGAGGATCAAAAAAAGACTCCTCCGGCTCATCCCTTTGACCTGTATAAGATGATGGCCCTTCAGCGCATGGCGTCATAA
- a CDS encoding DUF933 domain-containing protein gives MKLGIVGLSRSGKTTVFNALTQRTGESAAVSGQVVPVLGVVPVPDTRLEWLFSLYQPRKKTPAQVTYTDLQGIAGVAEKKKDYMALLLTHMRPVEAFLVVVRNFSDPALGLPHPARDLRELEEEFLLADLATVEKRLERIEAELKKGRKTAAVELELLQRCAELLNQEKPLRTEPSLATAPELKGYTFLSAKPILVVVNNDDDNPHVPEDLKGLEDVLVIRGRLEMEMAQLSEADAAVFREDYGITDSAMDRVIRRSFQLLGLGSFFTVGEDEVKAWTIPCGLPAVEAAGVVHSDMKKGFIRAEVVAYEDLRRAGDYAAARKQGLVRLEGRDYPVKDGDIVHFRFNV, from the coding sequence ATGAAACTGGGCATTGTTGGTCTAAGCAGATCTGGAAAAACCACCGTCTTTAATGCGTTGACCCAACGCACCGGTGAATCCGCAGCCGTTTCCGGGCAAGTTGTGCCGGTTTTGGGTGTGGTACCGGTTCCCGATACCCGTCTTGAGTGGTTGTTCAGCTTGTATCAACCTCGAAAAAAGACGCCGGCGCAAGTGACTTACACGGATCTTCAGGGAATAGCGGGAGTTGCTGAAAAGAAAAAGGATTACATGGCCTTGCTTCTGACGCACATGCGCCCGGTGGAAGCTTTCCTCGTCGTGGTGCGCAATTTTTCGGATCCCGCTCTCGGCCTTCCTCATCCGGCACGAGACCTTCGGGAACTGGAAGAAGAATTCCTTTTAGCGGATTTGGCGACGGTGGAGAAACGCCTGGAACGCATCGAGGCGGAACTCAAAAAAGGTCGAAAAACCGCCGCCGTGGAACTGGAACTTCTGCAACGGTGCGCCGAACTTCTCAACCAAGAAAAACCTTTACGAACCGAACCGAGTCTGGCAACGGCTCCGGAACTCAAAGGGTATACTTTTCTGTCGGCCAAGCCCATCCTTGTGGTTGTCAACAATGACGACGATAATCCACATGTTCCCGAGGACTTGAAGGGTCTAGAGGATGTTTTGGTCATTCGAGGAAGGCTCGAAATGGAAATGGCGCAGCTTAGTGAAGCCGATGCGGCTGTTTTTCGAGAGGATTACGGCATTACGGATTCGGCCATGGACCGTGTGATTCGACGTTCTTTTCAGCTCCTGGGGCTTGGGAGCTTTTTCACGGTTGGAGAGGACGAGGTCAAAGCCTGGACGATTCCTTGTGGACTGCCTGCGGTGGAAGCGGCCGGCGTGGTCCATTCAGACATGAAAAAAGGCTTTATTCGGGCGGAAGTGGTGGCCTATGAGGATCTGCGCCGAGCCGGAGACTATGCCGCAGCTCGAAAACAGGGTCTTGTTCGTCTGGAAGGTCGAGATTACCCTGTGAAAGACGGAGACATCGTGCATTTTCGTTTTAATGTGTAG
- the obgE gene encoding GTPase ObgE: MRFVDEVRIEVHAGRGGNGCVSFRREKYVPRGGPDGGDGGKGGDVVLEATERKQTLLDFRYKRCYRAQRGRHGQGKDKHGRSGEDLVLLVPVGTLVKDAHTGQVLVDLNKPGMRWTAARGGLGGRGNARFVTSTRQAPRMAEEGKEGESRELILELKLLADVGLVGFPNAGKSTLIAAVSAARPKIADYPFTTLVPNLGVVAYGDAPPFVMADIPGLIEGAHQGAGLGIRFLRHIERTRILVHVVDAAAVPRANPLEPYRIIENELGQYSEKLMLKPRLVALNKMDLIANPEDRQHLLEFYKGLGHPTVAISALTRQGLDSFLQTVVHILEHTSREPEEPSVAEPSESPCEDRPPWISQ, from the coding sequence ATGCGTTTCGTGGATGAAGTTCGAATAGAAGTGCATGCCGGACGCGGCGGCAACGGATGCGTGAGCTTCCGCCGGGAAAAGTATGTGCCTCGAGGCGGGCCCGATGGAGGGGACGGCGGCAAAGGCGGGGACGTGGTTTTGGAAGCGACGGAACGCAAGCAAACTCTGCTGGATTTTCGATATAAGCGTTGCTACCGGGCTCAAAGAGGCCGGCACGGCCAGGGAAAAGATAAACACGGTCGCAGTGGGGAAGACTTGGTCTTGTTGGTCCCCGTGGGCACTCTAGTCAAAGATGCTCACACGGGACAAGTTCTTGTGGACCTCAACAAGCCGGGAATGCGATGGACGGCGGCTCGAGGCGGCCTCGGAGGACGCGGGAACGCTCGGTTTGTGACCTCCACACGACAAGCTCCACGCATGGCCGAAGAAGGCAAAGAAGGAGAATCCCGCGAACTCATTCTGGAGCTTAAGCTTCTCGCGGACGTGGGCCTTGTGGGATTTCCCAACGCCGGGAAATCCACACTGATTGCCGCCGTTTCCGCAGCACGCCCCAAAATCGCCGATTATCCCTTTACCACTCTTGTGCCTAATCTGGGTGTGGTGGCTTACGGGGACGCTCCCCCTTTTGTGATGGCGGACATTCCAGGTCTTATAGAAGGCGCTCATCAAGGAGCCGGCCTGGGCATTCGTTTTCTGCGGCATATCGAAAGAACCCGCATTCTGGTCCATGTGGTGGACGCGGCGGCCGTGCCTCGTGCAAATCCTTTGGAACCTTATAGAATCATCGAAAATGAACTGGGGCAGTACTCTGAAAAATTAATGCTTAAACCTCGCCTGGTTGCGCTCAACAAAATGGATCTGATTGCTAATCCTGAAGATCGACAACATTTGCTGGAGTTCTACAAAGGATTAGGGCATCCTACGGTGGCCATTTCCGCCTTGACTCGGCAAGGACTCGACAGTTTCCTTCAAACCGTTGTGCATATCTTGGAACATACATCTCGGGAACCAGAAGAACCATCCGTTGCGGAGCCCTCAGAAAGCCCTTGCGAAGACAGGCCTCCGTGGATTTCCCAATGA
- the rpmA gene encoding 50S ribosomal protein L27, whose protein sequence is MAHKKAGGSSRNGRDSAGQRRGVKKYGGEFVRAGNILVRQLGTKFHPGKNVGIGKDYTLFALIDGVVAFEYKDKQRQKISVYPVAAQTT, encoded by the coding sequence ATGGCACACAAGAAAGCAGGCGGCAGCTCAAGGAACGGTCGAGACAGCGCCGGGCAACGGCGTGGCGTTAAGAAATACGGGGGTGAGTTTGTCCGTGCCGGCAACATTTTGGTCCGGCAGCTGGGTACCAAATTTCATCCTGGAAAAAATGTGGGGATCGGTAAGGACTACACCTTGTTTGCTCTGATCGACGGGGTGGTGGCCTTTGAATACAAGGATAAGCAGCGCCAAAAGATCAGCGTCTACCCGGTGGCGGCACAGACCACCTAG
- the rplU gene encoding 50S ribosomal protein L21 — translation MYAIVECGGKQYKAEPGALLKVEKLPGEAGEEILLDRVLLVADGEEIHVGRPLVEGKVVRARIVEHGRGDKIVIFKYKRRKDSRKKQGHRQAYTAVKIEGIEDRLPITSQQTVSEVKAAGNEEA, via the coding sequence ATGTACGCGATCGTGGAATGTGGGGGAAAACAGTACAAAGCCGAACCCGGTGCGTTGCTCAAAGTGGAAAAGCTTCCCGGAGAAGCCGGAGAAGAGATCCTTTTGGATCGTGTGCTTCTGGTGGCTGATGGAGAAGAGATTCATGTGGGACGTCCTCTCGTTGAGGGCAAGGTGGTGCGAGCTCGCATTGTGGAGCACGGCCGGGGTGACAAGATCGTTATTTTTAAGTACAAGCGGCGTAAGGATTCCCGCAAAAAGCAAGGGCACCGACAGGCCTATACGGCGGTGAAAATCGAGGGGATCGAGGATCGATTGCCCATCACCTCGCAACAGACCGTCTCGGAGGTCAAGGCGGCCGGGAATGAGGAGGCATAA
- a CDS encoding aspartate aminotransferase family protein, which yields MTTHQSSERVFYRNLRKTYPVVDRGEGIFIWDKEGRRYIDGSGGACVVSIGHGVPEILEAMKAQAQRICFAHSSHFTSEAALECADLLTRMAPDPSLNRVYFLSGGSEAVETAVKVVRQYWREVGKPDKYKVISRWTSFHGNTTGALALGGHTGRRRHYLPLFLHTPHIEPAYCYRCPFGREPETCHLECADQLERTIKYEGPDAVAAFIAEPVVGATAGALVPKDGYWQRIREICNAYEVKLIADEVMTGVGRTGRRFALDHWGVVPDVIVAAKGLSSGYTPLGAVVVKEEIHEAIKQGTGAFVHGHTYCQNPLSVAIGAAVLRYIEEHKLVERSAAMGKVLLEHLQSLRKHAIVGDVRGLGLFAGIELVQDRNTKQTFPPTLKVNARVAQEAFERGLITYPGSGGADGIHGDHLLLAPPFIIDEEGIAHMTRILDDALGAVSSQVL from the coding sequence ATGACAACACATCAAAGCTCAGAGCGCGTCTTTTACCGAAACCTTCGCAAGACCTACCCCGTCGTGGATCGTGGTGAAGGGATTTTCATATGGGATAAGGAAGGCCGTCGTTACATCGACGGTTCCGGTGGTGCGTGCGTGGTCAGCATCGGCCATGGAGTGCCGGAGATTCTGGAAGCCATGAAAGCTCAGGCGCAGCGTATCTGCTTTGCTCATAGCAGCCACTTCACCAGTGAAGCCGCCCTGGAATGCGCCGACCTTTTAACCCGCATGGCTCCTGACCCTTCCCTCAATCGCGTCTATTTTCTTTCCGGAGGATCCGAGGCGGTGGAAACGGCCGTCAAGGTCGTGCGTCAATATTGGAGAGAAGTAGGAAAGCCGGATAAATACAAGGTAATCAGCCGTTGGACCAGCTTCCACGGAAACACCACAGGGGCACTGGCTCTAGGAGGTCACACTGGTCGTCGCCGCCATTATCTTCCTCTCTTCCTTCATACACCGCATATTGAACCGGCGTACTGTTACCGATGCCCCTTTGGACGGGAGCCCGAAACATGTCATTTGGAATGCGCCGACCAACTGGAACGCACCATCAAATATGAAGGCCCGGACGCCGTCGCCGCCTTTATTGCCGAGCCCGTAGTGGGAGCCACGGCAGGGGCCTTGGTTCCCAAGGACGGTTACTGGCAACGTATCCGTGAAATTTGTAATGCTTATGAAGTGAAACTCATCGCCGACGAGGTCATGACCGGTGTTGGGCGAACAGGACGACGATTTGCCCTGGATCATTGGGGAGTCGTGCCGGATGTCATCGTCGCCGCAAAGGGCCTGAGTTCAGGGTATACGCCTTTGGGAGCCGTGGTGGTGAAAGAGGAAATCCACGAAGCCATCAAGCAAGGGACAGGGGCCTTCGTCCACGGCCACACCTACTGCCAGAATCCCCTATCTGTCGCCATTGGAGCAGCGGTGTTGCGTTACATCGAAGAACACAAGCTTGTCGAACGATCGGCCGCCATGGGCAAGGTGCTTCTGGAACACCTTCAATCCCTTCGAAAACATGCCATTGTTGGCGATGTACGCGGCCTCGGCCTGTTTGCGGGCATCGAACTGGTTCAAGATCGAAACACCAAGCAGACTTTTCCTCCAACCCTTAAAGTGAATGCTCGAGTGGCCCAGGAAGCCTTTGAACGAGGCCTGATCACGTATCCAGGATCCGGAGGCGCGGATGGTATCCATGGAGATCATCTTCTGCTGGCTCCGCCATTTATCATCGATGAGGAAGGCATCGCCCACATGACACGTATACTTGACGATGCCTTGGGCGCCGTGTCGTCCCAGGTTCTCTGA
- a CDS encoding amino acid ABC transporter permease, producing the protein MISEELIFLSRELIPALLRGAAVSVRLIVPSAVLGFACGVLAGSCRVYAAPPVRWLADAYVAVFRGFPLLVQLYIWYFGMPRLGLYLTPFQAAVLGFTLCSGAYHSEYIRGALLAIKRGQILAAQAIGMSRLQTIVYIILPQAVRRALPGCGNEWIYLIKYSSLAYMVTCIELTGEGKIIASSTFKYTEVFAAVGFVYLLFVTLATWILKALEKRLTLPGFEFHRV; encoded by the coding sequence GTGATTTCGGAAGAATTGATTTTTCTCTCGAGAGAACTGATTCCTGCCTTGCTTCGAGGTGCCGCGGTTTCGGTGCGCCTGATTGTTCCTTCGGCTGTATTGGGCTTTGCCTGTGGTGTGCTGGCAGGCTCGTGCCGAGTCTATGCGGCGCCGCCTGTTCGCTGGCTGGCTGACGCCTATGTGGCGGTTTTCAGGGGTTTTCCGCTTCTGGTGCAGCTCTACATCTGGTATTTCGGAATGCCTCGCCTCGGACTGTACCTCACACCCTTTCAAGCCGCCGTTCTGGGCTTTACGCTCTGCAGTGGGGCCTATCATTCGGAGTACATTCGAGGGGCTTTGCTGGCCATCAAACGCGGTCAGATTTTGGCGGCTCAGGCCATCGGCATGAGCCGCTTGCAAACCATCGTGTATATCATTTTGCCTCAGGCCGTAAGGCGAGCCCTTCCTGGCTGCGGCAATGAATGGATTTATCTGATCAAGTATTCTTCATTGGCCTATATGGTGACGTGCATTGAACTTACAGGAGAAGGTAAAATCATCGCCTCCTCCACCTTCAAATACACCGAAGTTTTTGCCGCTGTAGGGTTTGTCTACCTCCTGTTTGTCACCCTTGCCACATGGATTCTCAAAGCTTTGGAAAAACGTTTGACCCTTCCTGGTTTTGAATTCCACAGGGTTTGA
- a CDS encoding amino acid ABC transporter ATP-binding protein encodes METILEVHKIRKHYGDKEIVKGVSLALRRGEIKVLIGPSGAGKSTLLQMINFLVMPDEGSIVLEGRRIDPCRKRELYAYRQQVGMIFQEFNLFDHLTALGNVEIGLLRVKKMNRKEAHQRAMAELERVGLAEHAGKYPAELSGGQKQRVSIARALALDPKVMLLDEPTSALDPELIGEVHAVIRDLGASGMTMIMATHQIGFARALAHEMIFMEDGQIVEQGPPNVILDEARCARTREFCAKIDQLGARL; translated from the coding sequence ATGGAAACCATTCTGGAAGTTCATAAGATTCGTAAGCATTACGGGGATAAGGAAATCGTCAAGGGGGTTTCCTTGGCGTTGCGCCGAGGCGAAATCAAAGTCCTTATAGGTCCGTCGGGAGCGGGTAAGAGCACCTTGTTGCAGATGATCAACTTCCTCGTCATGCCTGACGAAGGGAGCATTGTTCTGGAAGGACGGCGCATCGATCCCTGCCGTAAAAGGGAGCTTTACGCTTACCGGCAGCAGGTTGGCATGATTTTTCAGGAATTCAACCTCTTTGATCACCTTACGGCGCTGGGAAACGTGGAAATAGGTCTCCTTCGAGTGAAGAAAATGAATCGGAAAGAGGCGCATCAACGCGCCATGGCAGAATTGGAACGGGTAGGTCTGGCAGAGCATGCCGGCAAGTATCCTGCGGAACTCTCCGGCGGTCAAAAACAAAGGGTTTCCATCGCTCGAGCTTTGGCTCTGGATCCAAAAGTGATGCTTTTGGATGAACCGACCTCGGCCTTGGATCCGGAACTGATCGGGGAGGTGCATGCGGTGATTCGAGATCTGGGAGCCTCCGGCATGACCATGATCATGGCGACGCATCAAATCGGATTTGCCCGTGCTCTGGCTCACGAAATGATCTTCATGGAAGACGGTCAGATCGTGGAACAGGGACCTCCCAACGTCATCCTGGATGAGGCGAGATGCGCCCGCACCCGCGAGTTCTGTGCGAAGATCGATCAGTTAGGTGCTCGATTGTGA
- a CDS encoding amino acid ABC transporter permease, which translates to MLSVTARSLQRFNTKRALKTARAHGWWVRKTMDFIAVLKEGLPYVFKGTWVTLVVVAGALSFGLAIGLPLAVGLVYGPKWLRRIIGIYVWFFRGVPLLVLLFLFYFGIFPFLGLDLSAFAVAVIVLGCISGAYQSQILRGAILSIPEGQMQAARAVGMSDLQAVVFIVLPQALRLAVPGWSNEYAILLKDSAVTYALGVAEIMARAHHVASRTYQHLPIYISAGLLFMLLTFAGTRLLGAVHKRVRMKGYV; encoded by the coding sequence TTGTTATCTGTTACCGCTCGTTCTTTGCAACGTTTCAACACAAAGCGGGCGCTGAAGACGGCGCGGGCTCATGGATGGTGGGTTCGAAAGACCATGGATTTCATCGCGGTTCTCAAGGAAGGCCTTCCTTACGTTTTCAAGGGTACCTGGGTCACTCTTGTGGTGGTGGCGGGGGCTTTGTCATTCGGTTTGGCCATCGGCCTTCCTTTAGCCGTTGGACTGGTCTATGGTCCCAAGTGGCTTCGGCGGATCATTGGCATTTACGTTTGGTTTTTTCGAGGCGTTCCTTTGCTGGTGCTTCTGTTCCTTTTTTACTTCGGAATTTTTCCTTTTCTGGGCTTGGATCTCTCCGCTTTTGCCGTGGCCGTTATTGTCTTGGGGTGCATCAGCGGCGCGTATCAATCCCAGATTCTTAGAGGAGCCATTTTGTCCATACCCGAAGGCCAGATGCAGGCGGCGCGCGCTGTGGGTATGAGTGACCTGCAGGCCGTGGTTTTCATTGTTCTTCCTCAGGCTCTGCGTCTAGCGGTTCCCGGCTGGTCCAATGAGTATGCGATTCTGCTCAAGGATTCCGCGGTGACTTATGCCTTGGGTGTGGCAGAAATCATGGCGCGCGCTCACCATGTGGCTTCCCGCACCTATCAACATCTTCCCATCTACATCAGTGCGGGTCTTCTCTTCATGCTCCTTACCTTTGCGGGAACCCGCCTCCTGGGAGCCGTTCATAAAAGGGTCCGGATGAAGGGCTATGTTTAA
- a CDS encoding TAXI family TRAP transporter solute-binding subunit has translation MKRSALFLTMVFVLGTVLFAMGSVPCQAKTVFVTIGTGGITGVYYPTGGAICKMINDKRDTYGIRCTVEATGGSVFNINAVLAGDLEFGIAQSDRQYQAVKGEAEWKDKGPQKDLRAVFSLHPEAVTLVAAEDAGIKTLADLKGKRVNIGNPGSGQLQNSIDVLTAFGMDWQKDIKAEQAKAAEAPGLLQDGRIDAFFYTVGHPSGAIKEATAGHRKVRFVPIEGAPVDALIQKYPYYAKAIIPISLYEGAGNKEDVSTVGVKATFVTSAKTPDDVVYAIVKEIFDNLESFKSLHPAYAVLTPSNMLEGLSAPFHSGAEKYFKEKGLLK, from the coding sequence ATGAAGCGGAGCGCACTGTTTCTTACTATGGTCTTTGTGCTGGGAACGGTTTTGTTTGCCATGGGTTCTGTTCCGTGTCAGGCCAAGACGGTTTTTGTCACCATCGGCACAGGCGGCATCACCGGAGTGTACTACCCCACTGGGGGTGCCATCTGTAAGATGATCAATGACAAAAGAGACACTTATGGCATCCGCTGCACTGTGGAAGCCACCGGAGGGTCGGTTTTCAACATCAACGCGGTTCTGGCCGGAGATCTGGAATTCGGTATCGCCCAATCGGACCGGCAGTATCAGGCCGTAAAGGGTGAGGCGGAATGGAAGGATAAGGGGCCTCAAAAGGATCTTCGAGCCGTGTTCAGCCTGCATCCCGAAGCCGTAACATTGGTGGCGGCGGAAGATGCCGGAATAAAGACCCTTGCAGACCTCAAGGGGAAAAGGGTCAACATCGGAAATCCAGGATCCGGCCAGCTGCAGAATTCCATCGATGTTCTGACCGCTTTCGGAATGGATTGGCAAAAAGACATTAAGGCGGAACAAGCCAAAGCGGCGGAAGCTCCGGGGCTTCTGCAAGACGGACGCATTGATGCTTTCTTCTACACCGTCGGCCATCCGAGCGGCGCTATTAAGGAAGCGACCGCCGGGCATCGTAAAGTGCGCTTCGTGCCCATTGAGGGAGCTCCCGTGGATGCCTTGATCCAGAAATACCCATATTATGCCAAGGCTATTATTCCTATCTCACTGTACGAAGGCGCCGGCAACAAGGAGGATGTTTCCACAGTAGGTGTCAAAGCCACCTTTGTCACGTCCGCAAAGACTCCGGATGATGTGGTTTACGCCATCGTCAAGGAGATTTTTGATAATTTGGAAAGTTTCAAATCCTTGCATCCGGCGTATGCCGTTTTGACCCCGTCCAACATGCTTGAAGGTTTGTCAGCTCCCTTTCATTCGGGTGCAGAAAAGTATTTTAAGGAAAAGGGCCTTCTAAAGTAG